Proteins co-encoded in one Clostridia bacterium genomic window:
- a CDS encoding Na+/H+ antiporter NhaC family protein codes for LVLSWALTSVTQELGFNNLVSEGFIRSIPKFLIPGALFLISGVISYTIGSSWATWALMMPLAVTFSLNSGVNITTMVGMFY; via the coding sequence CCTGGTTTTAAGCTGGGCACTCACCAGTGTTACTCAGGAACTTGGGTTTAACAATCTAGTTAGTGAAGGATTTATAAGAAGTATTCCGAAGTTTTTAATTCCAGGAGCATTGTTTCTGATATCAGGAGTTATCTCATATACTATCGGCTCGTCCTGGGCAACGTGGGCTTTAATGATGCCTTTAGCCGTTACATTTTCCTTAAATTCTGGGGTTAATATCACAACAATGGTTGGAATGTTTTATTAA
- a CDS encoding rhodanese-like domain-containing protein, with amino-acid sequence MRKVMITIVLLLISIGFAACSTADNRGSQKAVSSQADPSKASSYTNIKPEEAKKRLESEKGSILLDVRTQEEYDEKHIPNSLLIPVDVIEKEAPAKLTDKNATIFVYCRSGRRSVTASETLVKMGYTNVYNLGGIIDWPYETESGK; translated from the coding sequence TTGAGAAAAGTCATGATTACTATTGTTTTGCTTCTGATAAGTATAGGATTTGCTGCATGTAGTACAGCGGATAATAGGGGTTCTCAAAAGGCAGTATCTTCTCAAGCTGATCCAAGTAAAGCATCCAGTTATACAAATATTAAACCAGAAGAGGCGAAAAAGCGTCTTGAAAGTGAAAAGGGGAGTATATTACTTGATGTAAGAACTCAAGAGGAATATGATGAAAAGCATATCCCTAACAGCCTGTTGATCCCTGTAGATGTCATCGAAAAGGAAGCTCCCGCAAAGCTTACTGATAAGAATGCAACTATATTTGTTTATTGCAGGAGTGGAAGGCGCAGCGTTACAGCCTCAGAGACTCTTGTCAAAATGGGATATACAAACGTATATAACCTTGGAGGAATAATTGATTGGCCGTATGAAACAGAAAGTGGTAAATGA